Proteins from a genomic interval of Lolium perenne isolate Kyuss_39 chromosome 1, Kyuss_2.0, whole genome shotgun sequence:
- the LOC127346803 gene encoding aspartic proteinase, whose translation MGRRHLFLVATCLWALSCAALLDASSQDGLLRINLNKKTLSYESLTEAKLARQKDSRRLLKTGGSDSDIVPLVDYLNTQYFGVIGLGTPPQNFTVIFDTGSSNLWVPSSKCYFSIACYLHPKYKSSKSSTYKADGETCQISYGSGAISGFFSNDNVLVGDLVVKNQKFIETTRESSVSFIVGKFDGILGLGYPDISVGEAPPVWLSMQEQKLLADDVFSFWLNRDSDASSGGELVFGGMDPNHYKGNHTYVPVSSKGYWQFNMGDLLIDGHSTGFCANGCAAIVDSGTSLLAGPTAIITQVNQAIGAEGIISTECKEVVSQYGEMILELLVAQTQPQKVCSQVGLCLFDGTHSVSNGIESVVGQENVGADLMCTACEMAVVWIENQLRENKTQELILQYVNQLCERLPSPNGESTVSCHEISTMPNLAFTIANKTFVLTPEQYIVKLEQSGQTVCISGFMAFDIPPPQGPLWILGDVFMGAYHTVFDFGKDRIGFATSA comes from the exons ATGGGGCGGAGGCATCTTTTCTTGGTGGCCACTTGTCTGTGGGCTCTCTCATGCGCGGCGCTGCTCGATGCTTCCTCGCAAGACGGGCTGCTGAGGATCAACCTGAACAAGAAGACTTTGAGCTATGAATCTCTGACTGAAGCAAAGTTAGCCAGGCAGAAGGACAGCCGTCGGCTGCTGAAGACCGGTGGCTCGGACAGCGACATCGTGCCGCTTGTCGACTACCTCAACACCCAGTACTTTGGTGTGATCGGCCTCGGCACGCCGCCGCAGAACTTCACCGTCATATTCGACACCGGGAGCTCCAACCTCTGGGTTCCCTCATCGAAGTGCTATTTCTCG ATAGCGTGTTACCTCCACCCCAAGTACAAATCGAGCAAATCAAGCACTTATAAAGCCGATG GAGAGACTTGCCAAATTTCATATGGTTCTGGCGCAATCTCTGGATTTTTCAGCAATGATAATGTGTTGGTCGGGGACCTTGTGGTGAAAAACCAG AAATTCATTGAGACGACGCGTGAATCAAGTGTTAGCTTTATCGTCGGGAAGTTTGATGGCATCCTTGGCCTTGGCTACCCCGACATCTCAGTTGGGGAAGCCCCTCCAGTATG GCTGAGCATGCAAGAGCAGAAACTGCTTGCTGACGACGTCTTCTCATTTTGGCTTAACCGGGATTCTGATGCATCTTCTGGTGGCGAGCTCGTCTTTGGTGGCATGGACCCGAATCACTACAAGGGAAACCATACCTATGTCCCTGTGAGCAGCAAAGGTTACTGGCAATTTAACATGGGTGATCTCTTGATTGATGGTCACTCCACAGGCTTCTGTGCCAATGGCTGTGCTGCTATTGTGGACTCCGGGACTTCCCTGCTGGCTGGACCAACT GCTATAATTACTCAGGTGAACCAGGCAATTGGAGCTGAGGGAATTATCAGCACAGAATGTAAAGAAGTGGTGAGCCAGTACGGAGAGATGATCCTCGAGTTGTTAGTAGCACAG ACACAGCCACAGAAAGTATGCAGTCAGGTCGGTCTGTGTTTGTTTGATGGTACTCACTCTGTCAG TAATGGAATCGAATCTGTTGTTGGTCAAGAAAATGTTGGTGCGGATCTTATGTGCACAGCTTGTGAGATGGCTGTTGTGTGGATAGAGAACCAGCTGCGCGAAAACAAAACACAGGAGCTGATATTGCAATATGTTAACCAG CTGTGTGAGCGCCTACCGAGCCCTAATGGAGAGTCAACAGTCAGCTGCCATGAGATATCTACAATGCCGAATCTTGCTTTCACCATCGCAAACAAGACTTTCGTGCTAACGCCAGAGCAG TATATTGTGAAATTGGAGCAATCAGGGCAAACCGTCTGCATCAGTGGGTTCATGGCGTTCGACATACCACCACCACAGGGTCCTCTCTG GATTCTTGGGGATGTGTTCATGGGCGCTTACCACACCGTGTTTGACTTCGGTAAAGACAGGATCGGGTTCGCAACATCAGCATGA